The Raphanus sativus cultivar WK10039 chromosome 2, ASM80110v3, whole genome shotgun sequence genome includes a region encoding these proteins:
- the LOC108840932 gene encoding fe(2+) transport protein 1 — MVSTSTLLMKTIFLVLIFVSFAISPSTSTAPEDCGSESANPCVNKAKALPLKIIAIAVILIASMIGVGAPLFSRNVPFLQPDGNIFTIVKCFASGIILGTGFMHVLPDSFEMLSSPCLKENPWHKFPFSGFLAMLSGLITLVIDSMATSIYTSKNAVGIVPHGHGHGPGNGVSLPTKDGDSGSAQLLRYRVIAMVLELGIIVHSVVIGLSLGATSDTCAIKGLIAALCFHQMFEGMGLGGCILQAEYTNLKKFLMAFFFAITTPFGIALGIALSTIYRDNSPSALITVGLLNACSAGLLIYMALVDLLAAEFMGPKLQGSVKMQIKCFIAALLGCGGMSIIAKWA, encoded by the exons TCGTACTCATTTTCGTCTCTTTCGCTATCTCTCCGTCTACCTCAACGGCGCCGGAAGACTGCGGAAGCGAGTCAGCTAACCCGTGCGTCAACAAAGCTAAAGCATTGCCCCTCAAAATCATAGCGATTGCAGTCATCCTGATAGCAAGCATGATTGGTGTTGGAGCTCCTCTCTTTAGCCGGAACGTGCCCTTCCTTCAACCTGATGGGAACATTTTCACTATTGTTAAGTGTTTCGCCTCAGGGATTATCCTTGGAACTGGTTTTATGCATGTTTTGCCTGATTCTTTCGAGATGTTGTCATCACCATGTCTTAAAGAGAACCCGTGGCATAAATTTCCATTCTCCGGGTTTCTCGCTATGTTGTCCGGTCTAATCACTTTAGTGATTGATTCTATGGCTACAAGTATCTATACTAGCAAGAACGCTGTTGGGATCGTACCACATGGGCATGGTCACGGCCCTGGAAATGGTGTTAGCTTACCAACAAAAGATGGCGATTCAGGGAGTGCACAACTCTTGCGATATCGAGTCATTGCTATG gtatTGGAACTCGGAATTATAGTTCACTCTGTGGTCATTGGACTATCTCTAGGAGCAACAAGTGACACTTGCGCCATTAAAGGTCTCATCGCAGCTCTTTGCTTCCATCAAATGTTCGAAGGCATGGGTCTTGGTGGTTGCATTCTCCag GCCGAGTATACGAACTTGAAGAAATTTCTTATGGCGTTCTTTTTTGCGATAACAACGCCATTCGGAATAGCGTTAGGGATCGCTCTTTCTACAATTTACAGAGACAATAGCCCCAGTGCATTGATCACTGTTGGGTTGCTCAATGCATGCTCCGCGGGATTGCTCATCTACATGGCGCTTGTAGACCTTCTAGCGGCCGAGTTCATGGGACCAAAGCTTCAAGGTAGCGTCAAAATGCAAATCAAGTGTTTCATTGCGGCTCTTTTAGGGTGTGGTGGCATGTCGATTATCGCCAAATGGGCTTAA